The genomic window TGGATGAACATGAACAGCATGAACAGCGCGAAGACACCACCCGGCACAGGGGTGGCGTTCCATTCAGCACACACGCCGCCGCGAACAACATCATCGGCGTGTGCTCGTGTGGCCCATGTTACGAAGGAAGTTGGTGTTCCCCCTTCCGGGTGATCTTCGGGGGGTCGCTCGACGGCCTGTGACACTTCCGCGAGATGCGACGCAGATGACCGTGGGGGCTTGGCGCCGGCCGGGACGGCCCCGGGGAACGCGATCCCGGCACTGACTTGGCGCTGTCTCGGACAGTTTGGGGCCAGGGAGGGGAACCTCGGCGCGTGCAGGCGTACGACGGGGAACTGGGCGCGGCCGTGGCGCGGGCCCAGGCCGGGGACGAGGCCGCGTTCGCGGTGGCGTACCGGCTCGTGCAGCCCGGGCTGCTGGGGTATCTGCGCGGCATCGTCGGGGACGACGCGGAGGACGTCGCCTCGGACGCCTGGCTGGAGATCGCGCGCGACCTCGGGCGGTTCAAGGGCGACGGGGCGGGCTTCCGGGGCTGGAGCGCGACCATCGCCCGGCACCGGGCCCTGGACCATCTGCGGCGCCAGAAGGCCAGACCCCGGGCGACCGCCCTGGAGAACGACCTGCTGGAACTGCCGGGCACGCACAGCACGCACGCCCAGGCCCTGGAGTCCCTCTCCACCGAGCAGGCCCTCGCGCTGATCGCCCGGCTGCCGCGCGACCAGGCCGAAGCCGTCCTGCTGCGCGTGGTCGTCGGCCTCGACGGCCCCGCCGCCGCTCGCGTCCTCGGCAAACGCCCGGGCGCGGTCCGCACCGCCACCCACCGGGGGCTGAAGCGGCTCGCCCAGCTCCTCAGGAGCGAGGGTGTGATGGATGACGGTCCCCGGACGCTGGGGGAGTCGAGATGACCGACAGCGGTGACCGCCGCCGCGGTCATGACAGCGAAAGCGGATGGGGCGGCGGCGACGGCATCGGCATCGGTGCCGGCCACGGCCACCGAGGTCACCGCGGGCGTGACCCCAACGAGAAGCACGGCGACGACGAAGGGCGCGCGACATGCCGTCGGGCAGGGGCGGAGTCGGACATGGGTGAACGGCGCGACAGCGGATGCCCGGCCGATCGAAGGGGCATGAGCGACATCCCGTCCGTCGACACCCTCCTCGCCGCCGCCGTACGCGGTGGTGCCGCGGCCGACAGCGAGGGCGAGGCGCGGGCGGTGGCCGCGTTCCTGGCGGCCAGGGAGACGGGGCCGCGCACCGCCCGTACCCGCCGCCGCGACGACTGGCGGCCGAACGCGCGCCGCCGCCTCCAGCTCTCCGTGCGCACCACCCTGGCCGTACTGCTGGCCGGCCTCACCCTCGGCGGAGTCGCCGTCGCGGCGATCGGCTCGGCCGTGCGCGACGACAGCGGCACCGGCGGGGACCACGGCGGCCGGGACCGGCATCCCCGCACGACGGACGGCGCCCCCGCCCGGCCCGGCCCCCCGAACGCCCCGCGCACGAACCCCTCGAACGCCCCGCGCACAAACCCCTCGACGTCCGACCGGCCCGACGCTGCCCGGGAGACCGAGGCGGACTGCCGCGCGTACGGGAAGAAGACCGGGAGCGGCGGCAAGGGTTCGGGACTCCGCTGTCCGGCGGCGGCCGGCGGGGAGCGGGACGAGGGGCGCACGTCCCCGTCGGACAAGGCCGACCGGTCGGCCGGCAACGGCGGCGGAAGCGGCGGCGGGGAAGGCAGGTCGAGCGAACCGAGCGCGTCGAACAAGCCGAGTGAGCCGGGTGCGCCCGGCGGGCCAAGGGCCTCGAATGAGCCGAGTCGGCCGAGTGCGTCCGGCGGTCGGCCGGGGCGGGCGGGCAAGGCCCGGGAAACGAAGTAAGGCCGGCGTGCTCGCAAGACCCCCGTACTCGCAAGACACCCGGCCGACTCCGCCGATGGCAACGGTCGGGGCCGCCACCCCCCACAGGAGAGGCCCCGACCGTCGCGCGGCACGGGCCGCGCGGCGACCCGTATTACCTACAGCGCCGCGGCTGCGTTTTCTGTCACACCTCTCCGCATCACGAGTTAGTTGCATGTTCTACGGACATGGACGGTCAACGGTTTCAGGCCGTAACGTGCCTTTCGCGCCGGATCGCGGATGGCGGAAGACCACCACAACCATCCACGGCCCGGCACCGCAACCATTCATCGAAAGACCACGACGGCGAGAACCCGGTCCGCGCGAGCGGAGCCGGTTGAGGCGCAAAGAGGGGCGCGCGCGGGTGCTGGGGGACGACGCGGAGCTGACCGCCGCGGTGCTTGCGGCACAGGACGGGGACGAGACCGCGTTCCGGACTGTGTACCGCGCGGTGCACCCACGGCTGCTCGGGTACGTGCGGACGCTGGTCGGCGATCCGGACGCGGAGGACGTCACCTCCGAGTCGTGGCTGCAGATAGCCCGTGACCTGGAGCGGTTCAGCGGTGACGCGGACCGGTTCCGCGGCTGGGCCGCCCGGATCGCCCGCAACCGGGCCCTCGACCACATACGCATGCGGGGGCGCCGACCCGCGATAGGCGGCGACGAGACCGAGCTGACCGGCAAGGCCGCCGAGTCCGACACGGCGGGCGAGGCGATGGAAGCCCTGGCGACCGATCGCACGCTGTCGCTGATCGCCCAGTTGCCGCAGGACCAGGCGGAGGCGGTGGTCCTGCGGGTCGTGGTCGGCCTCGACGCGAAGAGCGCCGCCGAGACGCTGGGCAAGCGCGCGGGCGCCGTACGGACCGCCGCGCACCGGGGGCTGAAGCGGCTCGCGGAACTGATCGGGGAGAATCCGGAGGCGGCTTCGGAGGCCGACCCGGAATCCGGCGACCCGCTGGACGCAGTACCCCAACCGAGAGAACCGCGTGCACGCGCGGCTTCGTCCGCCTGTGTGACGCATACGCGTTCGCGGACGCAGAAGGATGTGTGATGGCCGACGAGCAGTACAGGTGGCTGAACCGCGATGCCGCGGAGCGGCTGCTGCGTGGGGAGCCGCTCGAAGCCGTCGACGCCGACACCCGCGCCCATGCCGACCGGCTGGCCGAGGTGCTCGGCGCCCTGACCGCAGAGGTCGCGCCGGTGTCCCCGCAGGGTGCCGAACTCCCCGGCGAGGAAGCGGCGTTGGCCGCCTTCCGCTCAGCCCGTACGGCTCGCTCCGTCGAGAACGCCGAGGCCGCTGAGCCCGGCCGCGGCAGCCGTACGCACACCAGCACGGCCCCCGCCGCCGACGCCGGACTCGTACGCCTCGGGCGGCCCGGGCGTTCCGTCTCGGACGGCCGCCGGGCCCGCTGGGGCCGGCCGGCGCGGTTCGGGCTGGTCGCGGCGCTGGCCGCCGGGATGCTCGGCGGGGTCGCGGTGGCGGCCGGCAGCGGTGCGCTGAGCGCGTTCCGCGACGACGAACCGGAACCCTCGGCCACCATGTCCGCCGCGCAGTCGCCGGACCGGCCGCTGCTGTCGCCGTCGCCGAGCGCCGAGGGCGACGACGAGCGCGGGATCCTGGGCGGTCCCACGCCCGAGGGTTCCCCGGACGCCTCGGCGAAGGGCGACGCCCCCTCCGGAGAGGGCACCGGCGGCACCGACGAGGACGGGCAGCCCGGTGACACCGGGCAGGACGAGGGCGCCACCCAGGAGCGGCGGAACAGCGTGTTCGCTGCCTGCCGTGACGTCCGCGACGGCAAGAAGCTGGGCGCCGACCGCCGGCGCGGTCTGGAGGACGCGGCGGGCGGCAAGGGCGAGGAGCAGCTGAAGCGGTACTGCGAAGGTGTCCTGGCCGACGGCGACAACCCCGGCACGGCGAAGCGGCCGGGCACGGCCACTGGCTCGGGCAACGGGACCGGCACATCGGACTCCGGGGACTCCACCGGCCCCTCCGGTGGCGACGGCGGGAAGACGCGGTCCGGCGGCGACGCCGATGCCGACGACGACGACTCGGACAGCGGCAAAGGCCGCGGCGGAGACGGGAACGGCAAGGGCGACGGAAACGGCCGCCGGAACGGGAACGGCGAGCACAAGGCCGGCAAGGGCGGCAAGGGCGACGGTGGCCACGGCCACCGCGGTCAGATCGAAGCCGTGACCCCGATCGGCGCCGGTGTCGTCGGCCCGGACGCCTCTCCCGGCTCACTGTCACCGCTGTCCCGCGCGCTCTGACCCGTGCTCACCCACCCCACCTGACCTGCGACTTCGTATCCGCTACGAATTCTTTCGCGGAACGGGTAACACTTTCGGCCGTACGGGCGCAGTAATGAGTGAGCCGACTGGTCATCGGCCCTCGCACAGAGCCGGGGTTCCCCCCGTACCCACGGCTCGTGCACCTTGGCGCGGGCGGGACACGTTCCCCCGGTCCCGCCCGCGCCCCATATCCCCGTCACCAGTACACGACGACCTTGTCGCCGTTCCTCACCTGCCCGAACAGCTGGGCGATCTTCGCCTCGTCCCGGACGTTGACGCAGCCGTGCGAGGCCCCGTAGTAGCCACGGGCCGCGAAGTCGGACGAGTAGTGGACGGCCTGGCCGCCGCTGAAGAACATCGCGTACGGCATGGGGGTGTCGTACAGGGTCGACCAGTGGTCGCGGGACTTGAAGTAGACGCTGAACACACCTTCCCGGGTCGGGGTGTACTGCGAGCCGAACCGCACCTCGACCGTCGTCAGCGTCCTGCCGTCCACCATCCAGCGCAACGTGCGGCTCGTCTTGCTGATGCACAGCACCCGGCCCGTCAGACAGCGCGGGTCCGGTGACGCGGCCGGCTGCCCGCCGTACGCGTACAGGTCCCACTTGCCGGGCTCGCGGGTCATGTCCAGCAGCCGCGCCCAGGTGACGCTGTCCGTCTTCCCGGTCCGCGGCAGGCCCCGCTTGCCCTGGAAGCCCTTCACCGCCCGGACCGTCAGATCGTCGTACGTCCCCGTGGGCCCGGCGAAGAGCCAGGCGACCTGCCGCAGCCGCGCCTGCAACTCCCGTACGTCCAGCCCTTCGTCGCCCTCGGCCCAGAGGACCTTGGGGGCGACGGTGGGGGTGGGAGTGGGAGCAGGGACGGTGCTGGGCGGGGCGGTCGTCGGGGGCCTCTCGCGGTCCCCCTTGCCGTCGCTCCCGCCGTCGGCCGTGCCGCCGCCACCGTCGACCCTGCCGCTGTCGTCCTGCCGGGGCTCGCCGCTCGGTGTGGCGGTCACGTCGACGCGCACGGGCGGGCGCTGGCCGCCGTGCACCTCGATCCCCTGGGCCGTGCAGGCGCCGGCCACGACGAGTGCCGCGAGCGCGGCCACCGATCTCCGCATGTCCTTGGTACGCATCAGGTCCCCCGTCGTCTCACGATCCGCCGCGTCCGGTCGCTCTCCCCGAGAGGTTTCCCGGGCGTGACCCGTCGCGAACAAAGGGGCATGGTTGTGAGCAAGGTCCCAGCGTGGGGCCCTCCACCGGGCGCACGGCCGCCGCTACAGTCCGTCGCGAGGGTCGTCGTACTGGCCGGTAACCAGCGAGCAGCCGAGCAGCAGGGAGGCACACACCATGGCGCGCGAGTCGGAGTCCGGACTGCCCATCGAGCCGGTGTACGGGCCGGAGGCGCTGCGGGACTGGGACCCGGCGGACAAGCTCGGCGAGCCCGGCACGTACCCCTTCACCCGTGGTGTCTACCCGTCGATGTACACCGGCCGCCCGTGGACCATGCGCCAGTACGCCGGCTTCGGTACGGCGGTGGAGTCCAACGCCCGCTACCAGCAGCTGATCGCCAACGGGACCATGGGCCTGTCGGTCGCCTTCGACCTGCCCACCCAGATGGGCCACGACTCCGACGCCCCGATCGCCCACGGCGAGGTCGGCAAGGTGGGCGTGGCGATCGACTCCGTCGACGACATGCGGGTGCTGTTCGGCGGGATCCCGCTGGACAAGGTCTCGACGTCGATGACGATCAACGCCCCGGCGGCCCTGTTGCTGCTGATGTACCAGCTGGTCGGCGAGGAGCAGGGCGTACCGGCCGCGCAGCTCACCGGCACGATCCAGAACGACGTGCTGAAGGAGTACATCGCGCGTGGGACGTACATCTTCCCTCCCAAGCCCTCCCTCCGGCTGATCGCCGACATCTTCAAGTACTGCAGGGCCGAGATCCCGAAGTGGAACACGATCTCGATCTCCGGGTACCACATGGCCGAGGCGGGCGCCTCCCCCGCGCAGGAGATCGCGTTCACCCTCGCCGACGGCATCGAGTACGTCCGTACGGCGGTCGCCGCGGGCATGGACGTCGACGACTTCGCCCCCCGGCTGTCCTTCTTCTTCGTCGCCCGTACGACGATTCTGGAAGAGGTCGCCAAGTTCCGTGCGGCGCGCAGGATCTGGGCCCGGGTGATGAAGGACGAGTTCGGCGCGGAGAACCCCAAGTCCCTGATGCTCCGCTTCCACACGCAGACGGCGGGTGTCCAGCTGACGGCCCAGCAGCCCGAGGTGAACCTCGTCCGTGTCGCCGTCCAGGGTCTGGCGGCGGTGCTGGGCGGCACCCAGTCCCTCCACACGAACTCCTTCGACGAGGCGATCGCGCTGCCGACGGACAAGAGCGCGCGGTTGGCGTTGCGCACCCAGCAGGTGCTGGCCTACGAGACGGACGTGACGGCGACGGTCGACCCCTTCGCGGGCTCGTACGTCATCGAGAAGATGACGGACGACGTCGAGGCGGCCGCCGTCGAACTGATGCGGAAGGTCGAAGACCTGGGCGGCGCCGTCGCCGCCATCGAACACGGCTTCCAGAAGAACGAGATCGAACACTCCGCCTACCGCATCGCCCAGGAGACGGACTCCGGCGAGCGCGTCGTGGTCGGCGTCAACCGCTTCCAGCTCGACGAGGAAGAACCGTACGAGCCGCTGCGGGTGGACCCGGCGATCGAGGCCCAGCAGGCCGAACGGCTGGCGAAGCTGCGGGCGGAGCGGGACCGGGCGGCGGTCGACGCCGCCCTCTCCGACCTGAAGAAGGCCGCCGAAGGCACCGACAACGTCCTCTACCCGATGCGCGAGGCCCTGAAGGCCCGCGCGACGGTGGGCGAGGTGTGCAACGCGCTGCGGGAGGTGTGGGGGACGTACGTCCCCAGCGACGCCTTCTGACGCCCTGCCGGAGTGTCATAGCCCCGTGCGAGACTCCTTTCATGTTCGGCGTCATCGACCTTCCCACCTATCTGGCAGGACTCGTCCTGATCGTCCTGCTGCCCGGTCCCAACTCGCTGTACGTGCTGTCCCTGGCCGCCCGGCGCGGGATACGGGCCGGGTATCGGGGCGCGGCGGGGGTGTGGTGCGGGGACACCGTGCTGATGACGTTGTCGGCGGCGGGGGTGGCCTCGTTGCTGCAGGCCAACGCCGTGTTGTTCGGGATCGTGAAGTACGCGGGCGCCGGGTATCTGTCGTGGCTGGCGATCGGGATGCTGCAGGCCGCGTGGGGGATGTGGCGGAGCCGGCGTGAGCGGGTGGCCGAGGGGCCGGGGGACGAGATCGACGAGGGGGAACGGCCGTTCCGGCGGGCCCTGGTGATCAGCCTGCTCAACCCGAAGGCGATTCTGTTCTTCGTCGCCTTCTTCGTGCAGTTCGTGGACCCCGGGTACGCCTATCCGGCCCTCTCCTTCGTCGTGCTCGGCGCCTTCGCCCAGCTCGCCAGCTTCCTGTATCTGAGCGCGCTGATATTCGGCGGTACGAAGCTGGCCGCCGCCTTCCGCCGCCGGAAGCGGCTGTCGGCGGGGGCCACCTCTGCGGCGGGCGCGCTGTTCCTGGGGTTCGCGGTGAAGCTGTCGCTGACGAGCGGTGCCTGAGCCGGGTGGGGATTGCGGTGACGTTGCGAGGGAGTGGGGAGAGCTAAGGGCTCGGCGGGGCAGGTTGGTGGGAGGGCGCGGGTTGGGTGTGGCTGGTCGCGCCCACGCGGCGGAGCCGCATATGACACGGCCCCGCGCCCCTTTGGGGGCTGCGCTCCCTCAGGGGCGAAGCCCCGGACGAGGCGTCGCCCCCCAGTGCGAGGACTACGCGATCAGCGTCACGTGCCGCCCGGCGTCACCTCCCGCCTGGCGTCACTTGCCTCCAGGCCTCTTCCCCGCCCTCGCCTTCCTGATCGCCCTTGTCACCACCGGCGGTAGCAGATCGATGGCCAGCTTGCGGGCGCCGCTCTGCGGCGGGCGGGCCGGGCGGGGGTGGGGCTTGGGGGCGGCCGAGGGTGGGGTCGGGGCCGGGGCCGGGGGCTCTGTCCAGTGGCGGGACTTCGGGAAGGCCGGGGCCTTCATGCCCTTGGACTTGAGGCGGATGATGCGGTGGCCGGCTGCCTGCTGGTTGCTGAGGTGGCAGTCGTCCCGCTCCGCGACCATCTCCAGGAGGGCTTCCTGGATGGGCTCCGGGTCGTCCCAGGTGCCGTAGAGCTTCTGGGTGCTCAGGCAGATGGGGTTGAGGCCGCGGTTGAGGACGGCCTCCCAGGCGGCGATGGAGACGCCGGGGGTGTGCTCGGAGCGGAAGTCGTCGAGGACGACGAGGCCTCCTGGAAGGAGGATGTCGCGGGCGGCGGTGATGTCGCCCTGGACGTGCTCGTACAGGTGCGAGGCGTCGATGTGCACGAAGCGGGCGGAGCGCGGCTTGACCTCGCCGGGAACGATCGAGCTGGGGCCCTGCAGAACGCGGGGGAGCTCGTCGTGGAAGGAGAGGTAGTTCGCCTCGAAGGCCTGACGGGTGAGCGTGCTGCGGTACGACTTGGTGGCCTCCGCCGCGTTGGCGTCGTCCGGTGCGTCGCTCTCGAAGAGGTCGCAGACCGTGTAGGCCTCGCCCTCCTGGAGATGCCGGCCGAGGAAGATGGCGCTCTTGCCCATGTAGACGCCGACCTCCAGGAGATCGCCTCTGTCGCCCGCGGCTTCCTGGCGGTTCAGGAACCAGTCGAAGAGGAGTTGGTCGAGCACCGGGAACCACCCGGGGACGTCATCGAGTTCACGGGGGAGCCGGATGGTGCCTTGTTCAGAGGTCATGAGGACAGAAGACTCTCTTGCGTCGACGAGGCGAACGAACGGATGAACGAACGGACGAATGGACGAACGGGCCAGGAACCTATGAGATGGCTATGGCGCGGTCAAGGATGATGCGGAGCCTCTCCGTGGAGGCGTTTTCGAACCCTTGAGCCGGATGAACAGTGGGCCAATTTCGAGTTCAACTACGGTTCAACTACGGCGTCCATCAAGCGACTTGCGCAGCAGCGGTTGCAACGGGCGTTCGACCCCGTGGTGCAGCAGCCAGGCGAGCGTCAGCATCAGCGCCACGGTGAGCGCCAGGGTGAGGGAGGACGGGATGCCCAGGCCCTGGTGCAGTGCCTGGACCACCGGCCAGCCCAGGTGCTCGTGCACGAGGTAGAAGGGGTACGTCAGGGCTCCCGCGGTGGTCAGCCAGGGCCAGTTGACGCGGTCCAGGAGGCCCAGGGCGACTGCCCCCACGGCCACGAAGCCGACGGTGACGGCGAGGATGATGCCCAGCTGGGGACGGTAGGAGAAGAAGTCGGCGTTCGGGGCGTGCCAGATCTCCTGGACCGTCTGGTACTGGCTCAGCAGGAGGCTGAAGACCACGATCAGCCAGGCCGTGGTGTCGCGGCGGTCGCGGTGGACCAGGTAGAGGCCGATGCCGCCGATGAACAGGGACGCGTACTCAGGCATCAGGACCAGGTCCAGGAGCGGTTGCTTCGCGCCCTGCGCCAGGACCGCGGCCAGGGTCCAGCCGCCGCAGAACCAGATCACCCGTCGGCGGGTGACCCCGGGCAGGACCACGCACAGCGCGAACAGGACGTAGAAGCGGACCTCCGCCCACAGGGTCCAGCACACGCCGAGGACGCGGTCCGCGCCGAGCGGCATCTGGAGCATGGTGAGGTTGACCAGGAACTCGCTGGCGGACACCCGGGCGAAGGCGAGGCCCGGGAGGGCGAAGACCGCCGCGACCAGGATCACCGCCGCCCAGTACGCGGGGAACAGCCGGGCCGCGCGGGAGGCGAAGAACGACTGGACCGAACGGCCCCAGCCACTGGCGCAGATGACGAAGCCGCTGATCACGAAGAAGGCCTGGACGCCGGCCCAGCCGTACGCGAACCAGGTGTGGGCGGTCGGGAACTGGACGGCGGGCGAGGCGCCCCACGCCTTGCCGATCTCTCCGTCGCGGCCTCCGTAGTGGTAGGCGGCGACGGAGAGCGCGGCGAGCAACCGCAGCCCGTC from Streptomyces sp. DSM 40750 includes these protein-coding regions:
- a CDS encoding RNA polymerase sigma factor, coding for MQAYDGELGAAVARAQAGDEAAFAVAYRLVQPGLLGYLRGIVGDDAEDVASDAWLEIARDLGRFKGDGAGFRGWSATIARHRALDHLRRQKARPRATALENDLLELPGTHSTHAQALESLSTEQALALIARLPRDQAEAVLLRVVVGLDGPAAARVLGKRPGAVRTATHRGLKRLAQLLRSEGVMDDGPRTLGESR
- a CDS encoding RNA polymerase sigma factor — protein: MLGDDAELTAAVLAAQDGDETAFRTVYRAVHPRLLGYVRTLVGDPDAEDVTSESWLQIARDLERFSGDADRFRGWAARIARNRALDHIRMRGRRPAIGGDETELTGKAAESDTAGEAMEALATDRTLSLIAQLPQDQAEAVVLRVVVGLDAKSAAETLGKRAGAVRTAAHRGLKRLAELIGENPEAASEADPESGDPLDAVPQPREPRARAASSACVTHTRSRTQKDV
- a CDS encoding L,D-transpeptidase family protein — protein: MRTKDMRRSVAALAALVVAGACTAQGIEVHGGQRPPVRVDVTATPSGEPRQDDSGRVDGGGGTADGGSDGKGDRERPPTTAPPSTVPAPTPTPTVAPKVLWAEGDEGLDVRELQARLRQVAWLFAGPTGTYDDLTVRAVKGFQGKRGLPRTGKTDSVTWARLLDMTREPGKWDLYAYGGQPAASPDPRCLTGRVLCISKTSRTLRWMVDGRTLTTVEVRFGSQYTPTREGVFSVYFKSRDHWSTLYDTPMPYAMFFSGGQAVHYSSDFAARGYYGASHGCVNVRDEAKIAQLFGQVRNGDKVVVYW
- a CDS encoding acyl-CoA mutase large subunit family protein; the encoded protein is MARESESGLPIEPVYGPEALRDWDPADKLGEPGTYPFTRGVYPSMYTGRPWTMRQYAGFGTAVESNARYQQLIANGTMGLSVAFDLPTQMGHDSDAPIAHGEVGKVGVAIDSVDDMRVLFGGIPLDKVSTSMTINAPAALLLLMYQLVGEEQGVPAAQLTGTIQNDVLKEYIARGTYIFPPKPSLRLIADIFKYCRAEIPKWNTISISGYHMAEAGASPAQEIAFTLADGIEYVRTAVAAGMDVDDFAPRLSFFFVARTTILEEVAKFRAARRIWARVMKDEFGAENPKSLMLRFHTQTAGVQLTAQQPEVNLVRVAVQGLAAVLGGTQSLHTNSFDEAIALPTDKSARLALRTQQVLAYETDVTATVDPFAGSYVIEKMTDDVEAAAVELMRKVEDLGGAVAAIEHGFQKNEIEHSAYRIAQETDSGERVVVGVNRFQLDEEEPYEPLRVDPAIEAQQAERLAKLRAERDRAAVDAALSDLKKAAEGTDNVLYPMREALKARATVGEVCNALREVWGTYVPSDAF
- the leuE gene encoding leucine efflux protein LeuE, whose protein sequence is MFGVIDLPTYLAGLVLIVLLPGPNSLYVLSLAARRGIRAGYRGAAGVWCGDTVLMTLSAAGVASLLQANAVLFGIVKYAGAGYLSWLAIGMLQAAWGMWRSRRERVAEGPGDEIDEGERPFRRALVISLLNPKAILFFVAFFVQFVDPGYAYPALSFVVLGAFAQLASFLYLSALIFGGTKLAAAFRRRKRLSAGATSAAGALFLGFAVKLSLTSGA
- a CDS encoding class I SAM-dependent methyltransferase — its product is MTSEQGTIRLPRELDDVPGWFPVLDQLLFDWFLNRQEAAGDRGDLLEVGVYMGKSAIFLGRHLQEGEAYTVCDLFESDAPDDANAAEATKSYRSTLTRQAFEANYLSFHDELPRVLQGPSSIVPGEVKPRSARFVHIDASHLYEHVQGDITAARDILLPGGLVVLDDFRSEHTPGVSIAAWEAVLNRGLNPICLSTQKLYGTWDDPEPIQEALLEMVAERDDCHLSNQQAAGHRIIRLKSKGMKAPAFPKSRHWTEPPAPAPTPPSAAPKPHPRPARPPQSGARKLAIDLLPPVVTRAIRKARAGKRPGGK
- a CDS encoding acyltransferase family protein, with the protein product MRGSERSRRSGRPAPRLRALDGLRLLAALSVAAYHYGGRDGEIGKAWGASPAVQFPTAHTWFAYGWAGVQAFFVISGFVICASGWGRSVQSFFASRAARLFPAYWAAVILVAAVFALPGLAFARVSASEFLVNLTMLQMPLGADRVLGVCWTLWAEVRFYVLFALCVVLPGVTRRRVIWFCGGWTLAAVLAQGAKQPLLDLVLMPEYASLFIGGIGLYLVHRDRRDTTAWLIVVFSLLLSQYQTVQEIWHAPNADFFSYRPQLGIILAVTVGFVAVGAVALGLLDRVNWPWLTTAGALTYPFYLVHEHLGWPVVQALHQGLGIPSSLTLALTVALMLTLAWLLHHGVERPLQPLLRKSLDGRRS